The Burkholderia pyrrocinia genome has a segment encoding these proteins:
- a CDS encoding branched-chain amino acid ABC transporter substrate-binding protein has translation MNIKMQKLLPITAAAMLCVAAASNAAADQVVKIGHVAPLTGGIAHLGKDNENGARLAVEEINAKGLTVGGQKVTLQLDPQDDAADPRQATQVAQKLVDDKVVAVIGHLNSGTSIPASKIYSDAGIVQISPSATNPAYTQQGFKTTYRVVATDAQQGPALANYAHSKGIKSVAVVDDSTAYGQGLANEFEKKAKALGLKVMSHDATNDKAVDFRAILTKIKGENPDAIMYGGMDATGGPFAKQAKQLGVRAKILAGDGVCTEKLADLAGDATDNVVCSEAGASLEKMPGGSTFKAKFEKRFGQPIQIYAPFTYDAVYIVVDAMKRSNSTDPAKILAAMPATNYTGVIGTTTFDSKGDLQHGVISLYNYKSGKKTLLDEVKM, from the coding sequence ATGAATATCAAAATGCAGAAGCTGTTGCCGATCACCGCTGCGGCGATGCTGTGCGTTGCAGCTGCAAGCAACGCGGCCGCCGATCAAGTCGTCAAGATCGGCCACGTCGCGCCCTTGACGGGCGGCATTGCACACCTGGGCAAGGACAACGAAAACGGTGCGCGTCTCGCCGTCGAGGAGATCAACGCCAAGGGTCTCACGGTCGGCGGCCAGAAGGTCACGCTGCAACTCGACCCGCAGGATGACGCGGCCGACCCGCGGCAGGCTACGCAGGTTGCGCAGAAGCTCGTCGACGACAAGGTCGTCGCCGTCATCGGCCACCTGAACTCGGGCACGTCGATCCCGGCCTCGAAGATCTACAGCGATGCGGGCATCGTGCAGATCTCGCCGTCGGCGACCAACCCGGCCTACACGCAGCAAGGCTTCAAGACCACGTACCGCGTGGTGGCGACCGATGCGCAGCAGGGCCCGGCACTCGCGAACTACGCGCACTCGAAGGGCATCAAGAGCGTGGCGGTGGTCGACGATTCGACCGCATACGGCCAGGGTCTTGCGAACGAGTTCGAGAAGAAGGCGAAGGCGCTCGGCCTGAAGGTGATGTCGCACGACGCGACGAACGACAAGGCGGTCGACTTCCGCGCGATTCTGACCAAGATCAAGGGTGAGAATCCGGACGCGATCATGTACGGCGGCATGGACGCGACGGGCGGCCCGTTCGCTAAGCAGGCGAAGCAGCTTGGCGTGCGCGCGAAGATCCTCGCGGGCGACGGCGTGTGCACGGAAAAGCTGGCCGACCTGGCCGGCGACGCGACCGACAACGTCGTGTGCTCGGAAGCGGGCGCTTCGCTCGAGAAGATGCCGGGCGGCAGCACGTTCAAGGCGAAGTTCGAGAAGCGCTTCGGCCAGCCGATCCAGATCTACGCACCGTTCACGTATGACGCCGTGTACATCGTCGTCGACGCGATGAAGCGCTCGAACTCGACGGACCCGGCGAAGATTCTCGCGGCGATGCCGGCGACGAACTACACGGGCGTGATCGGCACGACGACCTTCGACTCGAAGGGCGACCTGCAGCACGGCGTGATCTCGCTGTACAACTACAAGAGCGGCAAGAAGACGCTGCTCGACGAAGTGAAGATGTAA
- a CDS encoding MFS transporter — MSESTSPESSSPFAAPPDAHRVLSLPARQRARTASMALFFVAGMMYASWGVHVPTVRDKFALSPGLLSIALFAVAGGSIAAMLTIARWIARVGSRTACLAGGLVMSACAALILVVPDYWMLLGVLALFGFSMATLDVAMNAEASAVEIAIGKPIMSSLHGMFSIGGMSGAAAGGALLSAGMAPAAHLALAAAVSATVLVVASPAVLPHVPHHEHAHGGGNRWRSPALWMLGGIALVALIAEGAMYDWATVYMRDVVAASPALASAAYAAFSGGMAIARFAGDAVRARFGAPQLVFASASLACAGMIGALLLPYPAAVLTGFTLMGLGLANMMPVLFAAAARVKGIHAAEGLAHVAGLAYFGLLFGPVVIGAVAQAANLTIGLSVVALCAALVAAVAPKVLAHLKI; from the coding sequence GTGTCCGAATCCACCTCCCCCGAATCGTCGTCCCCGTTCGCCGCGCCGCCCGACGCGCATCGCGTGCTGTCGCTCCCGGCCCGCCAGCGTGCGCGCACCGCGTCGATGGCGCTGTTCTTCGTCGCCGGCATGATGTACGCGTCGTGGGGCGTGCACGTGCCGACCGTGCGCGACAAGTTCGCGCTGAGCCCCGGGCTGCTGTCGATCGCGCTGTTCGCGGTCGCCGGCGGCTCGATCGCCGCGATGCTGACCATCGCGCGCTGGATCGCGCGCGTCGGCTCGCGCACCGCGTGCCTCGCGGGCGGGCTCGTGATGTCCGCGTGCGCGGCGCTGATCCTCGTCGTGCCCGACTACTGGATGCTGCTCGGCGTACTCGCGCTGTTCGGCTTCTCGATGGCGACGCTCGACGTCGCGATGAACGCCGAGGCCAGCGCAGTCGAGATCGCGATCGGCAAGCCGATCATGTCGTCGCTGCACGGGATGTTCAGCATCGGCGGGATGTCGGGCGCGGCGGCCGGCGGCGCGCTGCTGTCGGCCGGCATGGCACCGGCCGCGCATCTGGCGCTCGCGGCGGCAGTGAGCGCCACGGTGCTCGTGGTTGCGAGCCCGGCCGTGCTGCCGCATGTGCCGCACCACGAACACGCGCACGGCGGCGGCAACCGCTGGCGCTCGCCCGCGCTGTGGATGCTCGGCGGCATCGCGCTCGTCGCGCTGATCGCCGAAGGCGCGATGTACGACTGGGCGACGGTCTACATGCGCGACGTCGTCGCGGCGAGCCCCGCGCTCGCGAGCGCCGCGTACGCGGCGTTCTCGGGCGGGATGGCCATCGCGCGCTTCGCGGGCGACGCCGTGCGCGCCCGCTTCGGCGCGCCGCAGCTGGTGTTCGCGAGCGCGTCGCTCGCGTGCGCGGGGATGATCGGCGCGCTGCTGCTGCCCTATCCGGCCGCCGTGTTGACCGGCTTCACGCTGATGGGCCTCGGCCTCGCGAACATGATGCCCGTGCTGTTCGCGGCCGCCGCGCGCGTGAAGGGCATCCACGCGGCCGAAGGGCTCGCGCATGTGGCCGGGCTCGCGTATTTCGGACTGCTGTTCGGTCCGGTCGTGATCGGCGCGGTCGCGCAGGCCGCGAACCTGACGATCGGCCTGTCGGTCGTCGCGCTGTGCGCGGCGCTCGTCGCGGCCGTCGCGCCGAAGGTGCTCGCGCACCTGAAGATCTGA
- a CDS encoding HugZ family protein, with product MNIDPAFALHLLHRCALGTLATHARDPQGFPYPTVVPFAPDASHRPVIFVSGLAEHTRNLAADPRAGFLVVDAPDGDVLNAERATLLGRFVPLGDDPHVTARYLRYEPDAARYLALGDFTFWALDTERLRYIGGFGIMGWVDGTHLAALPPLGFDEEQALWDAYDTGDARRDGLDLLGVDRHGADWRCDGRRVRTPFDAPPADAGALRDRLIACARDVT from the coding sequence TTGAACATCGATCCCGCCTTCGCCCTGCATCTGCTGCACCGCTGCGCGCTCGGCACGCTTGCCACCCATGCGCGCGATCCGCAGGGATTCCCGTATCCGACGGTCGTCCCGTTTGCACCCGATGCAAGCCATCGTCCCGTGATTTTCGTGAGCGGCCTCGCCGAACACACGCGTAATCTTGCCGCCGATCCGCGCGCGGGTTTTCTCGTCGTCGACGCGCCCGACGGCGACGTGCTGAACGCCGAACGCGCGACGCTGCTCGGCCGATTCGTGCCGCTCGGCGACGATCCGCACGTCACCGCACGATACCTGCGCTACGAGCCGGACGCCGCGCGCTATCTCGCGCTCGGCGATTTCACCTTCTGGGCGCTCGATACCGAGCGGCTGCGCTATATCGGCGGCTTCGGGATTATGGGCTGGGTCGACGGCACGCATCTCGCTGCGCTGCCGCCGCTCGGGTTCGACGAGGAACAGGCGCTGTGGGACGCATACGATACCGGCGATGCGCGCCGCGACGGGCTCGACTTGCTCGGCGTCGATCGCCACGGCGCCGACTGGCGGTGCGACGGCCGCCGCGTGCGCACGCCGTTCGACGCGCCGCCGGCCGATGCCGGCGCGCTGCGCGACCGGCTGATCGCATGCGCGCGGGATGTGACGTGA
- a CDS encoding H-NS family nucleoid-associated regulatory protein yields the protein MSSYKDLLAQREKLEKQIEEAKSREYAEVLNDVKQKIADYGFSLAELGLSRAKAGKVGRPRAGVAAKYRDPETGATWSGRGKPPRWIAGKNREQFAI from the coding sequence ATGTCTTCTTACAAGGACCTGCTGGCCCAGCGGGAGAAGCTGGAGAAGCAAATCGAGGAAGCGAAGTCGCGTGAATACGCTGAAGTGCTGAATGACGTGAAGCAGAAAATTGCCGACTATGGCTTTTCGCTCGCCGAACTCGGTCTCAGCCGCGCGAAGGCAGGTAAGGTTGGCCGTCCGCGCGCAGGCGTGGCCGCGAAATACCGCGATCCGGAAACGGGCGCGACGTGGTCGGGCCGTGGCAAGCCGCCGCGCTGGATCGCCGGCAAGAACCGCGAACAGTTTGCGATTTAA
- a CDS encoding cation diffusion facilitator family transporter has translation MSTFSGDAQSADKHAVARKSTLVSIVLNVVLATFQIVVGAIAHSQALIADGVHSISDLISDFVVLVANRHSGASPDADHNYGHSRYETVASLFLGAILIAVGIGMLWRAGDRLVNLENIPAVHFSALIVALTVLVSKEALFRYMLREARRVRSAMLVANAWHARSDAASSLVVAIGIVGSLAGVRLLDPIAAAIVGFMVARMGWTFGYDALQDLSDRALDTTDTAEIRALLAATPGVRDVHDLRTRKMGDAALVDAHILVDPKISVSEGHYIAETARARVLTDSRVLDALIHVDPENDAARRPALALPPRGEIAARLEAALAQRGLRAAAINLHYLSTGLEIDVTLASDPGDTDAALAGRLDADALKREFGARRIGFTRAMPGPA, from the coding sequence ATGTCCACGTTTTCTGGCGACGCGCAAAGCGCAGATAAGCACGCTGTTGCGCGCAAGAGCACGCTCGTCAGTATTGTTCTGAATGTCGTGCTTGCGACATTTCAGATAGTCGTCGGCGCGATTGCGCATTCGCAGGCGTTGATTGCCGACGGTGTGCATTCGATTTCGGATTTGATCTCGGATTTCGTCGTGCTGGTTGCGAATCGGCATAGCGGCGCATCGCCGGATGCCGACCACAATTACGGACACAGCCGCTACGAGACGGTCGCGTCGCTGTTTCTCGGCGCGATCCTGATTGCGGTCGGAATCGGCATGCTCTGGCGCGCCGGCGACCGGCTCGTTAATCTCGAAAACATCCCGGCCGTCCATTTTTCCGCACTGATCGTCGCGCTGACTGTGCTCGTGTCGAAAGAAGCGCTGTTTCGCTACATGCTGCGCGAAGCGCGGCGCGTGCGCTCGGCGATGCTCGTCGCGAATGCATGGCATGCGCGTTCGGACGCCGCGTCGTCGCTTGTCGTCGCGATCGGCATCGTGGGCAGCCTGGCCGGCGTGCGGCTGCTCGACCCGATCGCGGCGGCGATCGTCGGCTTCATGGTCGCGCGGATGGGCTGGACGTTCGGCTATGACGCGCTGCAGGACCTGTCCGACCGTGCGCTCGACACGACCGACACGGCCGAAATCCGCGCGCTGCTCGCGGCGACGCCCGGCGTGCGCGACGTGCACGACCTGCGCACGCGCAAGATGGGCGATGCCGCGCTCGTCGACGCGCACATCCTCGTCGACCCGAAGATATCCGTCTCCGAAGGGCACTACATCGCCGAGACCGCGCGCGCACGCGTGCTGACCGACTCGCGCGTGCTCGATGCGCTGATCCACGTCGACCCCGAGAACGACGCGGCGCGCCGTCCGGCGCTCGCGCTGCCGCCGCGCGGCGAGATCGCGGCACGGCTCGAGGCCGCGCTCGCGCAGCGCGGGCTGCGCGCGGCGGCGATCAACCTGCATTACCTGAGTACGGGGCTCGAGATCGACGTGACGCTCGCGAGCGATCCGGGCGACACCGATGCGGCGCTGGCCGGCCGGCTCGACGCCGACGCGCTCAAGCGCGAGTTCGGCGCGCGCCGGATCGGCTTTACGCGCGCGATGCCCGGGCCGGCGTGA
- a CDS encoding Lrp/AsnC family transcriptional regulator: protein MEAQVTLDSFSQKILRLLQLDARRSVQEISDQVGLSSTPCWRRIKDMEQSGVIQRYTALLDREKLGLHVCALAHVHLTRHNEGGVEQFEREIATCPEVTECYSTTGEADYILKIVAPDIKAYDVFLHERIFKIPAVSQVRTSVVLREIKFDTQLPL, encoded by the coding sequence ATGGAGGCGCAGGTGACGCTCGATTCCTTTTCGCAAAAAATCCTTCGCCTGTTGCAGCTCGACGCGCGCCGTTCCGTACAGGAAATCTCCGACCAGGTCGGCCTGTCGAGCACGCCGTGCTGGCGCCGCATCAAGGACATGGAACAGTCGGGCGTGATCCAGCGCTACACGGCGCTGCTCGATCGCGAGAAACTCGGCCTGCACGTCTGCGCGCTCGCGCACGTGCACCTGACCCGCCACAACGAAGGCGGCGTCGAGCAGTTCGAGCGCGAGATCGCGACCTGCCCGGAAGTCACCGAGTGCTACAGCACGACCGGCGAAGCTGACTACATCCTCAAGATCGTCGCGCCCGACATCAAGGCCTACGACGTGTTCCTGCACGAACGCATCTTCAAGATCCCGGCCGTGTCGCAGGTGCGCACGAGCGTCGTGCTGCGCGAAATCAAGTTCGACACGCAACTGCCGCTGTAA
- a CDS encoding exonuclease yields the protein MNQTAIQEIYVSTDVEADGPIPGPHSMLSFASAAYTEDKQLIATFSANLETLPGAQAHPVQEAWWKTEPEAWAACRRDLQAPDAALVAYVDWVEALPGKPVFVAMPAGFDFTFMFWYMMRFAGRCPFSWSALDIKTLAFAMTGLPYRKAIKPRFPKHWFDDHPHTHVALDDAIEQGALFCNMLADLRRQQAALAGLAVSDTDRSENAGAGQNPTDPRTN from the coding sequence ATGAACCAGACCGCCATCCAGGAAATCTACGTCAGCACCGACGTCGAGGCCGACGGCCCGATTCCGGGCCCGCATTCGATGCTGAGCTTCGCATCGGCCGCCTATACCGAGGACAAGCAGCTGATCGCGACGTTCTCGGCGAACCTCGAGACGCTGCCCGGCGCGCAGGCGCATCCGGTGCAGGAAGCGTGGTGGAAGACGGAGCCCGAAGCATGGGCCGCGTGCCGGCGCGACCTGCAGGCGCCCGACGCGGCGCTGGTCGCGTACGTCGACTGGGTCGAGGCGCTGCCCGGCAAGCCCGTGTTCGTCGCGATGCCGGCCGGTTTCGACTTCACGTTCATGTTCTGGTACATGATGCGCTTCGCGGGACGCTGCCCGTTCTCGTGGTCGGCGCTCGACATCAAGACGCTCGCGTTCGCGATGACGGGGCTGCCGTACCGCAAGGCGATCAAGCCGCGCTTTCCGAAGCACTGGTTCGACGATCACCCGCACACGCACGTCGCGCTCGACGACGCGATCGAGCAAGGCGCGCTGTTCTGCAACATGCTCGCCGACCTGCGCCGGCAGCAGGCCGCGCTCGCGGGCCTCGCCGTGTCGGACACTGATCGGTCGGAAAACGCGGGGGCGGGACAAAATCCCACGGATCCGCGAACAAATTAG
- a CDS encoding MBL fold metallo-hydrolase: MKVTLIPVTPFQQNCSLLVCEKTGRAAVVDPGGDLDRIEQEVARQNVQVEKVLLTHGHIDHCAGAKTLATHYGVPIEGPQEEERFWIEKLPMQSERFGFPAAETFEPDHWLNDGDTVRFGDETLEVYHCPGHTPGHVVFFSRAHRVAIVGDVLFAGSIGRTDFPRGNHEDLVRSIKEKLWPLGDDVAFVPGHGPVSTFGDERRTNPFVSDKAFG, encoded by the coding sequence ATGAAAGTCACGCTCATTCCGGTCACGCCGTTCCAGCAGAACTGCTCGCTGCTCGTCTGCGAGAAGACGGGCCGCGCCGCCGTCGTCGATCCGGGCGGCGATCTCGACCGGATCGAACAGGAAGTCGCGCGGCAGAACGTGCAGGTCGAGAAGGTGCTGCTCACGCACGGGCACATCGATCACTGCGCGGGCGCGAAGACGCTCGCGACGCACTACGGCGTGCCGATCGAGGGGCCGCAGGAAGAGGAGCGCTTCTGGATCGAGAAGCTGCCGATGCAGAGCGAGCGCTTCGGCTTTCCGGCCGCCGAAACCTTCGAGCCCGACCACTGGCTGAACGACGGCGACACTGTCCGGTTCGGCGACGAGACGCTCGAGGTCTATCACTGCCCGGGCCATACGCCGGGCCACGTCGTGTTCTTCAGCCGCGCACATCGCGTCGCGATCGTCGGCGACGTGCTGTTCGCGGGCTCGATCGGCCGTACCGATTTCCCGCGCGGCAATCATGAAGACCTCGTCCGTTCGATCAAGGAAAAGCTGTGGCCGCTCGGCGACGACGTCGCGTTCGTGCCGGGCCACGGCCCCGTGTCGACGTTCGGCGACGAGCGCCGCACGAACCCGTTCGTGTCCGACAAGGCATTCGGATGA
- a CDS encoding septal ring lytic transglycosylase RlpA family protein — MNVRFPSRFGTIALFFALTGCAVPPSQTTGSANQKNAVDKTAAAAKADNDKQQLNFDSALASMPAADGKDAKRSSLADAEPIDGKDVSDFRQTGRASWYGRDFHGRRTANGERFNMNALTAAHRTLPLSSYIKVTNASTGKWVVVKVNDRGPFKRGRVLDLSYAAAKVIGLVHAGTGRVKIEGLSPQEAREARDEMLASISTK, encoded by the coding sequence ATGAACGTACGATTTCCGAGTCGATTCGGGACCATTGCATTATTTTTTGCGTTGACGGGCTGCGCGGTGCCACCCAGCCAGACCACCGGCAGCGCGAACCAGAAGAACGCGGTCGACAAGACGGCCGCTGCCGCGAAGGCGGACAACGACAAGCAGCAACTGAATTTCGATTCCGCACTGGCGTCGATGCCGGCTGCCGACGGCAAGGACGCGAAGAGGTCGTCGCTGGCGGATGCCGAGCCGATCGACGGCAAGGATGTGTCCGACTTCCGCCAGACGGGGCGCGCCTCCTGGTACGGGCGGGATTTCCACGGTCGCCGCACCGCGAACGGCGAGCGTTTCAACATGAACGCGCTCACCGCCGCGCACCGCACGCTGCCGCTGTCGTCGTACATCAAGGTGACGAACGCGTCGACCGGCAAGTGGGTCGTCGTGAAGGTCAACGATCGCGGGCCGTTCAAGCGCGGCCGCGTGCTCGACCTGTCGTATGCGGCCGCCAAGGTGATCGGCCTCGTGCACGCCGGCACGGGCCGCGTGAAGATCGAAGGGCTGTCGCCGCAGGAAGCGCGCGAGGCACGCGACGAAATGCTCGCGTCGATCTCGACGAAGTAA
- the rsmI gene encoding 16S rRNA (cytidine(1402)-2'-O)-methyltransferase, producing MTALLELAHTQHYPNAALYVVATPIGNTADITLRALHVLGLADRIAAEDTRNTGQLLARYGISKPLVAVHEHNEREAAQRVIELLRGGERVAYVSDAGTPGISDPGARLVDAVRAAGFAVIPLPGASAAVTALSVAGDWAGAFTFAGFLPPKAKQRATALQALVSHPYALVFYEAPHRIAETVAALADAFGPARRLLIARELTKLHEQLFQGTLAEGQTWLAGDANRLRGEFVLVVEGAPATSGEADDTAHDALLRLLLEEVPVKSAAKLAAALTGASRNALYARALVLKEG from the coding sequence ATGACTGCCCTCCTCGAACTCGCGCATACGCAGCACTACCCGAACGCGGCGCTCTACGTGGTCGCCACGCCGATCGGCAACACCGCCGACATCACGCTGCGCGCGCTGCACGTGCTCGGCCTCGCCGACCGCATCGCGGCCGAAGACACCCGCAACACGGGCCAGCTGCTCGCCCGCTACGGGATCTCGAAGCCGCTCGTCGCCGTGCACGAGCACAACGAACGCGAAGCCGCGCAGCGCGTGATCGAACTGCTGCGCGGCGGCGAACGCGTGGCCTACGTATCGGACGCCGGCACGCCCGGCATCTCGGACCCCGGCGCGCGGCTCGTCGACGCAGTGCGCGCCGCCGGCTTCGCGGTGATCCCGCTGCCGGGCGCGAGCGCGGCCGTGACCGCGCTGAGCGTGGCCGGCGACTGGGCCGGCGCGTTCACGTTCGCGGGCTTCCTGCCGCCGAAGGCCAAACAGCGCGCAACCGCGCTGCAGGCGCTGGTGTCGCACCCGTATGCGCTGGTGTTCTACGAAGCGCCGCACCGGATCGCCGAAACCGTCGCCGCGCTCGCCGACGCATTCGGCCCCGCGCGCCGGCTGCTGATCGCGCGCGAACTCACCAAGCTACACGAGCAACTGTTCCAGGGCACCCTGGCCGAAGGACAGACCTGGCTCGCCGGCGATGCGAACCGGCTGCGCGGCGAGTTCGTGCTGGTCGTCGAAGGCGCGCCGGCGACGAGCGGCGAAGCCGACGACACCGCGCACGACGCGCTGCTCAGGCTGCTGCTGGAAGAAGTACCGGTGAAGAGCGCGGCCAAGCTCGCGGCCGCGCTGACGGGCGCGTCGCGCAATGCGCTGTATGCGCGTGCGCTGGTGCTGAAGGAAGGCTGA
- a CDS encoding YraN family protein: MCHAAARPDGGRGLPRAGDNFSDAARSKPVGAAFEQRARQFLERRGLAFVAANVTMRRGELDLVMREPDGMLVFVEVRARRSVRHGGAAASVGWRKRRRLVAAALQFWARHGAGAACRFDVVAFEAGRLAWLRDAFRTDDA; this comes from the coding sequence TTGTGCCACGCGGCGGCGCGGCCGGATGGCGGGCGCGGTTTGCCGCGCGCGGGCGACAACTTTTCCGATGCGGCGCGATCCAAACCGGTCGGCGCGGCATTCGAGCAGCGCGCGCGGCAGTTTCTCGAACGCCGCGGCCTCGCGTTCGTCGCCGCGAACGTGACGATGCGGCGCGGCGAGCTCGATCTCGTGATGCGCGAGCCCGACGGCATGCTCGTGTTCGTCGAAGTTCGTGCGCGGCGCAGCGTCCGTCATGGCGGCGCGGCCGCGAGTGTCGGCTGGCGCAAGCGGCGGCGCCTGGTCGCGGCGGCGCTCCAGTTCTGGGCGCGGCACGGTGCAGGTGCCGCGTGCCGTTTCGACGTCGTCGCGTTCGAGGCCGGGCGGCTCGCGTGGCTGCGCGACGCATTTCGTACCGACGATGCATAG
- a CDS encoding SIS domain-containing protein → MSVERIQQQFRDSAALHAEAADALSLPIAAAVDAMFAALANGNKIVACGDGPSAAAAHYLAVSLVGGFERERPGLPAIALATDASQAGLAGAAAEQLFAQQVRVLGQTGDILLVLDPTGASPRVLAAIDEAHEREMTVVALTGGSGHTVAAALSDTDIPISVPAVRAARIHEVHLLTIHCLCDGIDAMLLGED, encoded by the coding sequence ATGTCAGTCGAACGTATTCAGCAACAATTTCGCGACAGCGCCGCGCTTCACGCCGAAGCGGCCGACGCGCTGTCGTTGCCGATCGCAGCCGCGGTCGACGCGATGTTCGCCGCGCTGGCGAACGGCAACAAGATCGTCGCGTGCGGCGACGGCCCGTCGGCCGCCGCCGCGCACTATCTCGCGGTGTCGCTCGTCGGCGGCTTCGAGCGCGAGCGTCCGGGCCTGCCCGCGATCGCGCTGGCCACCGATGCATCGCAGGCCGGCCTCGCGGGCGCGGCCGCCGAGCAACTGTTCGCGCAACAGGTGCGCGTGCTCGGCCAGACCGGCGACATCCTGCTGGTGCTCGACCCGACCGGCGCGTCGCCGCGCGTGCTGGCGGCGATCGACGAAGCGCACGAGCGCGAGATGACCGTCGTCGCGCTGACGGGCGGCAGCGGCCACACGGTCGCGGCCGCACTGTCCGACACCGATATTCCGATCAGCGTGCCCGCCGTTCGCGCGGCGCGCATCCACGAAGTCCATCTGCTGACTATCCACTGCCTGTGCGACGGCATCGACGCGATGCTGCTGGGTGAGGATTGA
- a CDS encoding BON domain-containing protein, whose protein sequence is MNQSRVKQTLVRTTLLAALTAGLAVSLQGCVLGVVGAAAGGGALIATDRRTLGAQTEDREIQVKALSQINNGLPDQSHVNVTVFNRRVLLTGEVPNDASKQRAEEIVRGINNVNGIVNELSVEPAASLSSRANDSYLEGRVKSELIATKGISANYYKVVSERGNLYLMGLVTVDEGNRGAEAASQVPGVEKVVKVFQYVKPQDAQALQAASPASGASGTQAAAAPADTATVGAVPDASVQSTPLQPPAPISNSSNVHPGNPKAPSQ, encoded by the coding sequence ATGAATCAAAGCCGCGTCAAACAGACGCTCGTCAGAACCACGCTGCTCGCCGCGCTGACCGCGGGCCTCGCCGTGTCGCTGCAGGGTTGCGTGCTCGGGGTCGTGGGTGCAGCGGCCGGCGGCGGCGCGCTGATCGCGACCGATCGCCGTACGCTCGGCGCGCAGACGGAAGATCGCGAGATCCAGGTCAAGGCGCTTTCGCAGATCAACAACGGGCTGCCCGACCAGTCGCACGTGAATGTGACGGTGTTCAACCGCCGGGTGCTGCTGACGGGCGAAGTGCCGAACGACGCGTCGAAGCAGCGTGCCGAGGAAATCGTGCGCGGCATCAACAACGTCAACGGCATCGTCAACGAGTTGTCGGTCGAGCCGGCGGCGTCGTTGTCGTCGCGCGCGAACGACTCGTACCTCGAAGGGCGCGTGAAGTCCGAACTGATCGCGACGAAGGGCATTTCGGCGAACTACTACAAGGTTGTCAGCGAGCGCGGCAACCTTTACCTGATGGGCCTCGTGACGGTCGACGAAGGCAATCGCGGCGCGGAAGCCGCGAGCCAGGTGCCGGGCGTCGAGAAGGTCGTGAAGGTGTTCCAGTACGTCAAGCCGCAGGACGCGCAGGCGCTGCAGGCTGCGTCGCCCGCGAGCGGCGCGTCCGGCACGCAGGCTGCCGCCGCGCCGGCGGACACCGCGACGGTCGGTGCGGTGCCCGACGCATCGGTGCAGTCCACGCCGCTGCAGCCGCCCGCGCCGATCTCGAATTCGTCGAACGTGCACCCGGGCAACCCGAAGGCGCCGTCGCAATGA
- a CDS encoding c-type cytochrome, translating to MKSVQMKRMKRWVAQGATAAALVAGTLGAAHADVGEGLKVARGNACMGCHAVDRKLVGPSFKDIAARYKSDPQAVAKLQKKVKEGGSGVWGAIPMPAHPRMSDADVRSVVEWVLAGAPSK from the coding sequence ATGAAGAGCGTGCAGATGAAGCGGATGAAACGGTGGGTGGCGCAGGGCGCCACGGCCGCGGCGCTCGTGGCCGGCACGCTGGGCGCCGCGCACGCGGACGTCGGCGAAGGCCTGAAGGTGGCGCGCGGCAACGCATGCATGGGCTGTCACGCGGTCGACCGCAAGCTCGTCGGCCCGTCGTTCAAGGATATCGCCGCCCGCTACAAGTCCGATCCGCAGGCCGTGGCGAAGCTGCAGAAGAAGGTGAAGGAAGGCGGCTCCGGCGTCTGGGGTGCAATTCCGATGCCTGCGCACCCGCGGATGAGCGACGCCGACGTCCGTTCGGTGGTCGAATGGGTGCTGGCCGGCGCGCCGTCAAAGTGA